The Pseudomonadota bacterium DNA segment AGGAGCTTTTAAAAGAAAATCCTGAAGATGCGACGGTTCTCAATTATATTGGTTATACTTACGTTGAGCTGGGGGTTCAGCTTGATGATGCCGAGAAGTTAATCCGCAAGGCGCTTTCCCTGAAACCCGACAGTGGCTTTATTATAGACAGCCTGGGATGGCTGTTTTATGCTCAAGGTAAATATGAACAGGCTTTGGAATATTTGTTGCGGGCATCTACGTTGATTTCTGATGATCCGGTTATTTTTGAACACCTTGGAGACGTTTATCAGAAACTGGGCGAAAGAGAAAAATCGCTGGAAATGTATCAACGTTCATTGAAAATAAAAAAAGAGGACCGGGTGGCGGCAAAGATTAAGGTTCTTTTGAATAACTGATTGTAAGATGATGATAATATTGGTTTTATCTTTATCATAGGTTTTCAGCCTTCAGCTTAACCAGCTGTTTTCCCTATATTTTACTGAAAGCTGACTGCTGATCGCTGAAAGCGTTCATCCGGAAATGAATGTTTCCGGATGAATACTAGGCTGTAAATATGTTGAGAAAAATGTTGCAAACAGATTGCCAGTATGTTACCATTATCTTTAGTGGTGTATAGAGTAAAATTAAAATTTTTCAGGAGGCGTACAAATGAGTGAAGTTATTACTTCCCCGATGGTGGGAAAAATTCTTGATGTCAAGGTAAGTGTTGGCGACCAGGTTTCTGAGGGTGATGAGGTGGTAATCTTGGAAGCCATGAAGATGGAAATGCCAGTTGTTGCTCCCGTCGGTGGAACTGTTAAAGCTATCAATGTAACCGTTGGTCAGGCGGTAGAATCTGATACTGCGATTGCTGAGATCGAATAGGCAAAAATAGAAAACGGTGCTTTCAGGACCGTTTTCTTTTTTCAAAAATTTTATTGGATACAGTATACAGTTATAAATCAAGCCGATGAGTGATCTGACTGTTTCTGGATGCAGTGCAGGATGGATGATTGTAAACCCCCTGTGGGGGATAACTATCTCATCAAACGGAAGTTAGGAGGATGTTATGTCACACAAAGTTCAGATAACTGATACCGTTCTACGGGATGCTCACCAATCTTTGCTGGCAACCAGGATGCGTACCAAGGATATGCTGCCGATTGCTTCAGCGCTGGATAAAATCGGCTACTGGTCACTGGAAGTCTGGGGTGGGGCAACCTTTGATTCCTGTCTGCGTTTTCTGAAAGAGGATCCGTGGGAACGTCTGCGGGCGTTACGGCAGGCTATTCCCAATACCCGTCTGCAGATGTTGCTTCGGGGTCAGAACATCCTTGGATACCGTCATTATGCCGATGATGTCCTGCAGACTTTTGTGGAACGGGCGGCGACCAATGGTATTGATGTTTTCCGGATTTTTGATGCCCTCAATGATCCCCGCAATATGCGGATGGCCATGGAGTCGGTTAAAAAGGCCGGCAAGATTGCTGAGGCGGCGGTCAGTTATACCATCAGCCCGGTGCATGATAACGACTATTTTGTCAAACTGGCACAGGAA contains these protein-coding regions:
- a CDS encoding biotin/lipoyl-containing protein; this encodes MSEVITSPMVGKILDVKVSVGDQVSEGDEVVILEAMKMEMPVVAPVGGTVKAINVTVGQAVESDTAIAEIE
- a CDS encoding tetratricopeptide repeat protein, which codes for ELLKENPEDATVLNYIGYTYVELGVQLDDAEKLIRKALSLKPDSGFIIDSLGWLFYAQGKYEQALEYLLRASTLISDDPVIFEHLGDVYQKLGEREKSLEMYQRSLKIKKEDRVAAKIKVLLNN